The following are encoded together in the Colius striatus isolate bColStr4 chromosome 5, bColStr4.1.hap1, whole genome shotgun sequence genome:
- the LOC133625457 gene encoding uncharacterized protein LOC133625457: protein MGGCWCWDGAARWLQEVDVELQEVDVDLQEVDVDLQEVDVELQEVDVDLQEVEVDLQEVEVDLQEVEVDLQEVEVDLQEVDVELQEVEVDLQEVEVDLQEVEVELQELDVELQELDVDLQVTRVRADGGYQRFPLGKEAPVGFCLVDLSPCPTWQRELRFLRTSACSRTLWPASELCNSSTELSDTSLRLLGGCSHRRLLAGVASSLPAVTVMQLMQPNLH, encoded by the coding sequence ATGGGGGGGTGTTGGTGCTGGGATGGAGCTGCACGTTGGCTGCAGGAGGTGGATGTGGAGCTACAGGAGGTGGATGTGGATCTACAGGAGGTGGATGTGGATCTACAGGAGGTGGATGTGGAGCTACAGGAGGTGGATGTGGATCTACAGGAGGTGGAGGTGGATCTACAGGAGGTGGAGGTGGATCTACAGGAGGTGGAGGTGGATCTACAGGAGGTGGAGGTGGATCTACAGGAGGTGGATGTGGAGCTACAGGAGGTGGAGGTGGATCTACAGGAGGTGGAGGTGGATCTACAGGAGGTGGAGGTGGAGCTACAGGAGCTGGATGTGGAGCTACAGGAGCTGGATGTGGATCTACAGGTGACCCGAGTACGTGCTGATGGAGGTTACCAAAGATTTCCTCTTGGCAAAGAAGCTCCAGTTGGCTTTTGCTTGGTTGATCTCTCTCCGTGTCCCACTTGGCAACGAGAACTCAGGTTCTTGAGAACTTCAGCATGCAGCAGAACATTGTGGCCAGCCTCTGAGCTCTGCAACTCCTCCACAGAGCTGTCTGACACCAGCTTGCGCCTCCTCGGCGGCTGTTCGCATCggaggctgctggcaggagtAGCTTCATCTCTTCCTGCCGTAACAGTGATGCAGCTGATGCAGCCAAACCTGCACTGa